Proteins encoded within one genomic window of Rhinolophus sinicus isolate RSC01 linkage group LG05, ASM3656204v1, whole genome shotgun sequence:
- the ATOH8 gene encoding transcription factor ATOH8 isoform X2 — protein sequence MKHIPVLEDGPWKTVCVKELNGLKKLKRKGKEPARRANGYKTFRLDLEAPEHGATATNGLRDRTQRLQPVPAPAPAPVAPAVPSGGGADTAGERGGARAPEVLDARKRGFALGAVGPGLPTPPPPPPPPLPPAPQSHVPGGPEVQPFREPSLRPRILLCAPPARPTPSAPPAPPETSVRAAPPTRPGESSYSSISHVIYNNHPDSSASPRKRPGEATAASSEIKALQQTRRLLANARERTRVHTISAAFEALRKQVPCYSYGQKLSKLAILRIACNYILSLARLADLDYSADRSNLSFSECVQRCTRTLQAEGRAKKRKE from the exons ATGAAGCACATACCGGTTCTCGAGGATGGGCCGTGGAAGACCGTGTGCGTGAAGGAGCTAAACGGCCTCAAGAAGCTCAAGAGGAAAGGCAAGGAGCCGGCGCGGCGCGCGAACGGTTATAAAACTTTCCGATTGGACTTGGAAGCGCCCGAGCACGGCGCCACTGCCACCAACGGGCTGCGGGACAGGACCCAGCGGCTGCAGCCGGTCCCGGCCCCGGCGCCAGCCCCGGTGGCGCCGGCCGTTCCCTCAGGTGGGGGCGCGGACACAGCCGGGGAGCGCGGGGGCGCCCGGGCGCCAGAGGTCTTGGACGCGCGGAAACGCGGCTTCGCCCTGGGCGCAGTGGGGCCGGGACTCCccacgccgccgccgccgccgccgccgccgctgcctcCAGCGCCCCAGAGCCATGTACCTGGTGGTCCCGAGGTACAGCCTTTTCGGGAACCCAGCCTGCGTCCCCGCATCTTGTTGTGCGCACCGCCTGCCCGCCCCACGCCGTCTGCGCCCCCTGCGCCCCCCGAGACCTCAGTGCGCGCTGCGCCCCCCACGCGCCCGGGGGAAAGTTCCTACTCGTCAATTTCACACGTAATTTACAATAACCACCCGGATTCCTCCGCGTCGCCTAGGAAACGGCCAGGCGAAGCGACCGCCGCCTCCTCTGAGATCAAAGCTCTGCAGCAGACCCGGAGGCTCCTGGCTAACGCCCGGGAGCGGACGCGGGTGCACACCATCAGCGCAGCCTTCGAGGCGCTCCGGAAGCAG GTGCCGTGTTACTCATACGGACAGAAGCTGTCCAAACTGGCTATCCTGAGGATCGCCTGTAACTACATCCTGTCCCTGGCGCGGCTGGCTGACCTGGACTACAGCGCCGACCGCAGCAACCTCAGCTTCTCCGAGTGTGTGCAGCGCTGCACGCGCACCCTGCAGGCTGAGGGACGTGCCAAGAAGCGCAAG